A segment of the Cryptosporidium parvum Iowa II chromosome 5, whole genome shotgun sequence genome:
TCCGATAGAATCTGCGTGTGATGAAAAGCTGAGATACTTTACATTGCACCTTACTTCAATACATGTGGTAGGATCTTTTTGGTCGATGTAAACTCTTTTTGCACCATTAATTATCTTTGAGCCAATAGTGCCAGATACGCAAAAGCCGGGAATAATAGTAAGATTGTTGGAGTCCGGTGCCCACATTTTAAAGGCTTGAAGAGAAAGCCCAGTATGAAGCATCCCAGGTGTTGCAAAAAGTACTGCAGGGCCTGAAAGCGTCAGAATAGATTTGTCATATGGCAGTACATGCggaaaagtaaaaatattatcagcGAGCGGCGTGTTAGTCCAGTTAGTAAATAATTGGTAATATGAATTGGCCTTTTCCGTCATTGAGCCTCCGAAAAAAATTGGGAATCTTATTTGCATTCTACGCCAGTAAATTTCCAATAGTATACATAGTTCTTGCGCTCGACCAATTGCAAATACGGGTATCAATACTTTACCACCTCTCTTTAAGCAAGAGTATACCATTTCACAAAAGGTTCTCTCAGTTGAACGCCTTGAAGGCCGAATGTATGTTGCATATGTGCtttctgaaattaataagcTTGGTAGTAGCTTAGGTATTAATGCTGGTCCTAGATGCCTATCTCTAACCATATTGAAATCACCAGTATAAACAATTGATTCGTCACTAACCTGTACGTGAAACATCGAAGCCCCCAAAACGTGACCTGCATAATATGGAGTAATTTTTATCCCTGAAATAACTATGGTTTGATGAAGCTGAATAGCCTTTACCTTTTCCATGCAGCTCCATACATCAGAAACAGTGAAAAAAccatattcattattataaacTGTTTCATTTGGGGGAGCCACATCAACGTTTGTTTtttgcaataataatttttgttcCATAATTTTGCAGCAGTCAGAAAGTAAAACAGATGAAACAGATTTTGTAGGATAAGTCATTACTATTGGGCCTTTATAACCTATTTTCTCTGTAAAAAAAGGTAGTGCACCGCAGTGATCTAAATGATAGTGAGATATTATGACCAAATCgatatattcatttataattaaaggGTCTAGAGTGGCACTAATTAATCTAAAATCAGGATACTTTCTTTCATCTTTAAAACCCATATGCATTCCACAATCAAACATGACTGTTTTTGATCCAATCTTTGCTATTATACATGATCTTCCTACATCTTGACCTGCGCCTAGTGGTATAATTGAAATTGtcataattttttaatattagcttttattcaaacaaaaaatgaGTGATCGCGGGtataataatttccaattgaaataaaaaattaatgcaGAAAAAGGATAATACTAATTTGTTCAGctacaaaaaaattaggaGGAAGACTTTTAAAAAAGACAACAGTGGCTGTAATTACAAGCCCACAAACTTTTTACCAAATAGCTGTATTAGAGGTGATAGGAAAACAATTCTATGCGTTgcagaaaaaaattctgTTGCAAAAGAAATTGCTAATATTCTCTGCCCAGAATTTCAATCaccaaataaattgaaGAGCAAAAGTAAGACAAATGTTGCGTTATACTTCCCTTATGAATTTTGTGGGGATGAGTGTAACATGATAGTTACATCAGTAAGAGGCCATTTGAAGCAACTAGGATTTGcatcaaaatattcagaCTGGGGTTCGGTAAACCCTGTTGTGCTGTTGGATCTATCTACGCCAGTTATTAGTTCAATTTTACCTGACTGTATGGGAATTGCAGATAACTTaacatatttttcaaaaatatcatCTTATTTGATTCTATGGTTAGATTGCGATAGGGAGGGCGAGAATATTGCATTCGAAGTACTAAGTATTTGTTTAAACTCGAACAAAAACCTGATTACTTTTAGGGCTCATTTTTCAGCGATTACTAAATTTGAGATTAACAATGCAATGAAAAAACTATCATTTCCCAATCGTGCATTAAGCGATGCTGTCGAGGCtagaaaagaaatagaCTTAAGAGTAGGGTCTTCCTTTACGAGGTTTTTAACTCTGAGGTATAGTAGGCTATTCCCGATTCCAGAACGCACACTTAGCTATGGAACATGCCAATTCCCTACTCTTGGATTCGTTGTAAGCAGATataaaaagattattaattttagagAGGAAGATGAGTGGACGATCACATTGGAAGTTAAGATGAAGATTTATGAAGGGAATAACAAAGAAATGTCGAACgtaatttttgaatggGAAAGAGGTAAACTTTTTGATAACttatttacatttattatatatgaAACTTGCAtagaaaattcaaatgcaagaattaaagaaatagtTAATAACAAGATCTTGAAAAGAAAACCCTTACCACTTAATACAGTTGAAATGACAAAAATTGCATCTGATAAGTTAAAATTTTCTCCTATTAAGTGCATTAATATTGCAGAAAATCTTTATAGAAAAGGTTACATTTCATATCCAAGAACAGAAACAAATAGTTTTTCGGACAGCATTGATATctcaaaatatataaaagaGCAAGAAAAAAGTAGCATATTCGGATCATTTGCAAACGAGTTGTTGTATTTAAACAGTTTTTCAGTACCGAGAAAAGGCTGTAAAGATGATGGTTCTCACCCGCCAATCCATCCTGTAAAATGTTTGAATAAGGAACAAGCTTCTTCAAATGAAGAATGGTTGTTATACGAGCTTATTACACGTCACTTTTTGTCCTCATGCTCAGAAGATGCTGTAATTATGGAAACAATCGTTAAAGTTGATATTTCAGGCGAGACTTTCAAGACTAAAGGAACCGtaagttaattaattcaatcaTCACactaattaatttctattaGGTTATAATAGAAGAGAATTGGCTAAAGATATACTATCCAtttgaaagaataaaaacaaagatATTACCAGCATTTAATCTTGGTAATTTAGCCTTTCCATACAAACTATTCCTACGTAAAAGCAAAACAATCCCTCCGACATTACTGAGCGAGGCAGAActaattgatttaatggATAAGAACGGGATCGGGACTGATGCTACGATGCACGAGCACATTGAGAAGATACAAGTCAGACAATATGTTaagaaaaattcaaaatcattACTTTCTCCAACGGCATTAGGAGTTGCTTTATATAATGGATTTGAACTAATTTCTAGAAAAATGGAATCAAAGATAGATAAAGCTAAACTTATTGGTGAAACGAAGTCgctttatttaaataatataccGGCTTGCAACCTAATGCATTTTAGAATTAGACaaataattgaaagaaGTATCGAGAAAATAACTTCCGGTGAATATTCTAGAAGTTATGTTGTTGAGCAGATAGCTGCGTTcatgaaaaatatatacGAAAAAATGCTCGAATTTATTAGCTATTTGGATTCAGCACTACATGCTTATTTCCCTAAATGGGATGCAAGCATCGTGATGACTAATGGAAAGATGGttaaacaaaatatatCTGAATGCGGGTTTTGCGGGTCTAGCATAAATGTATACGAAGTTGAAAAGAGCTTGAATGGGCTTCCGCCTATTACTGAAGCAGAAGGCGATACTATCATTCGCATTTCTAAAGATGCAAAATTAGCAATTTGTAAAAATCAATCGAAAATAGAGTGTAATAGGcctttatttattccagattttaaatcaattaatattacaaatgAATACTGTCAATTTTGTAGattcaaaaagattaaaattgaaatacaGAACTCAAAAAAAGTTAGCTTATGCCTATATTGCTTCAGTAATCTAGAAAAGGGCATATATGCTAAATGctgaatttgataaaagtTTTATTGCACATCTTCGAATTGCTTAATTATATACAAATTAACAATTTCTTTTCGCGCTATAGTAATGCGgttataaaaaattagttCTATCCAAAAATAGTAACAATGGTTGAAAAAACATTTCGTAAGATTACAGATGATACAGATGAAGGAAAGACTATATTCCTAAGAAATATCCCATTTGAAATGTCTGAATTTTCTCTTAAGGAATTGATTGAGGGAAAATTTGGAGAAACGCTTTATGTAAAAATCGTTTTTTCAAAGCTAACCCAATTACCGAAAGGGGTTGCTTTCGTTAAATTCAAGAATATTGAATCAGTTGAAAAAGTTTTAGAAGGAGAGAAGGTTGCAGATAGATTTTATAATGACCATATTTTTAGACATAAGAGAAAGCCTATTTCTGATTCTGGGAATTTTAGTGCGATTATTTTACCTCCGGAAATTGGTATTCAATTTAATGGAAGAAGAATCTTTGCCCGTTTAGCTCTGAATAGAACAGAAATTgcaaatattgaaagtaGCAAATTATCTGAAAGTTCAGATAAGCTTAGTaaaaatttggatttgCTTAAAAAAGGATTAATTCTACCTGGAATGAAAGAAGCTGAAGGTATTAGCAGCCATGATTTGAGGCTACGCGAAAATTCATGgaaagaaatgaaaattaaaatgagCAACCCTAACTACGAGGTCAATAAATACAGGCTCTGCATTCGTAATATTCcaacaaaaataaagtcaagtgaattaaatgatattttaattcgagaaatttcaaagatGCGCGACATTGAGGTTCAGAATTTGGGACATGAAATAGTCTCTGAGTTTGAGAAATCTGAAAATTCcaactttaaaaaaattttgatgTCATTGAGGCGAAACATTAACTCTCCCAAAAAGTGTAAGCTAGTATTTAAAAGGTTAATAAACAAAGTAAACATAGTTAGAGAAACTTCATCAAAATCGAGCAAGTCCAGAGGATTTGCATTTGTAAATACTAGTTCATTTTCTCTCTCGAAATCACTTTTGGAAGCTTTAAACAACaatccaaaaatatttacttcAGAAAAAAGGCCTATAGTAGAATTTGCAATTGAAGATAAAAGGGCATtgtttattcaaaaaaagagaatagAAAACCTTAAACGGCGTGAAAAGAAGAGCAGCGAGATATGTGATAAAAAACCACGTAAATCGTATAATATTAGCAAAGTCGGCCGAGGGAGAAGGCAACGAATAAAAAATGCTGCTTAGCACAATTTACTTTAGACAAGACATGATGTGTGCTGAATTTTAGAATCTAATTTTAATGGTTCAGTATAAGATTCGGCAAAATGAATTCAAGTAGTCAGCTTGAAAGAGATGTACCAACAAACTCTAGTGAATTTGGCAAAGCCCCAGACACTACTGGAGGAGCTATATTTACAAGCATTAACATTGCAAATAGTAAACAAAGCGGCAATAGCGATATTCTCAATGATGATCATGATGAGATTGTACCATGTTCATATTGTAATCAACCTACTTATGAAGAATCTTATATGTTACTTTCGTGTCTGCATAGATATCATTACTCCTGcgttttaaataatattagcGCTGTTACACCTAGTGGGGATTTTATGATGTGCAAAGTTTGTGGATTTAAATCAGCTGTTTTGGGTAAAACTGGGCTCCCAGTAGCCCGTGACCTAGgtttaatatcttcaaaaaatagTCTAGGTTCCATTCCAAAGGCCCCGTGTTCAACTTGCCAATTTAGAACTTCTACCGTATATTGTATCGATTGTTGTGAAGGATTTTGCTCAAAGTGCGTCAAGGAGTTTCATAATAGTGTCTCTACACTACAGAGCCACGTAATAAGACAACTTGACACCAGTAATGATAGCGAAGCAGTTCAGATCAATTCTGCCATTGAACTTGTTAAAGCTgcaaaagaagaaaagatttTATCAGGAATAAATGGTACTGAAAGCAATATGAATACAAAGCTGAttcagaagaaaaaaaaacaatcaGCAGAGGAATATTGTATTGTACATAAACAAACAGAGGCGAAGTACTTTTGTTTAACATGCGAACATAATTGTTTTTGCGAAGTTTGTGCAACTGTAGGTATGCACCGCGATCATAAAGTTTTGATGGCGAATGAAGCAATAGACTGCATAAGAGATATTTTAGGGAAGTTTCAACATTTTGCAATTAAACGTATTTCTGAACTGGATTCAGTACAAGACTCAACATCTGAATGGAAGAAACAACAGcaattatttcttgaaGAAGTAAAACCACAGCTCGAAACTAACTCATCCCAAGCTTGCCAAATATTGAATGAAAACATAAgcaaatttaaaaatgagCTACTAAAGGAATGGTTTGACAACGAGGATATTATATTGAAGGAAATTAATGACGCAAAGAAAAAACATGACGAAATTAAACAACTAATTACCTCATTGCATGCTTGTTTGGATAAAAATGACGATTATTTCATGATGAATTTCCTTCATGATAAGTATAAGGAAGTTTATATGTGGCTGGACAAACCGTTTAATGAAAGTGAATTTTCCAACTTTACAGATCCTGTAGTTTGCTATGAACGCATATATAACATGACCGACAGAATGAATAGAGAAACAGCTAATTTGATATCACAACAGATCGCATTGAACAGGTTGAGCTGTATATTTCAACCCAGAAAGTTCCAATGTAACTTTGAGAGTGATATCATTACCTTTGACGATGATGGAATTGCAATTCCTGTATTATCAAgtgaaaaaataagttaCTCAGGAGGAAGTGGtgttgatgaaaataattgcAGCGATAAATccataattaaaattagaGGAGAATTGTTTAATGACAGTATTTTTAGTAGGAAAAAGCAAGACATCCAGATTGAGAAGTCAGTTTCATTGGAAATCATTCATAAAGAAGgagaagaagatgaatttgaagataattCTTACGATGCTCTTTACGAGAAAATGGTATGGCTGCATCCAAGCAATCAGTCAATTAATGAAGCCCATTCAGAGATTAATGATGTGGTAACTGAAGAGATACCATCTAGCTCTGAAAATGATATGAGGTCCTCGTTAGATGATGTTACAGAATTTACCAAAAATACTTGTAATTATAAAGCCTTATCCAACACATTTTTTACAGATTTTTCAGAAGACGAATCTTTTGTTTCAAATCTTTGTATTGATTTGAAAAATGAATGTATTAATGTGCTACCCAgatttgatattttatattctaGAAAAAACAACCCATTTATCtgcaaataatattaagtatactattattatagGAGGATTTTGCGTTAGGAATAACTTGGAGAATTTATCAACTTTGagtaaatttaatattactaaacACGTTCTAAACGACTCATACTCTACagatttgaaaataatatttaaatagcGATAAACTTTAGATTATCTCATAAATTTGTTTATCTCAATTCACTCATTAGATTGAGAactatttttatcattGTTTAATGAGGGCGGTGAAGAATAACCAAATTTGACGGAGTCGGAAGTATCTTCGTTAGGAACAAACTTAGAGAATAAAGGCGCAACTTCCGTACCATTTAAGGGGGATAAAGCGAATTTGCCTTGAGAAGTGCCATTTGTGAGTATTAAGCTTGAACTAATGTAtctttcattatttaaatttgtaGTTTGATTCATTGTGTTTGAGCTTCCAGGCGCTCTATCAAGCTGATCGGATTTAtcttttatataattaGGATTAGATTCAgttgaatttaatgaattgaTATTGGTTCCATTGTATTGTGATTGACTTGAGTTCGAGACATTATTTATAACGTTAGCTGGTGTAGTTGTAGTTGTAGTGtactttttgaaaatgtGTTGATTTTGTAATAAGTCTGTTTGCTTTTCTGACCTTTTATCTGTTGCATTATTAGATTGATTGATTCTATTTTTTGCATCAGAGTTGTTATCGTAAGTTTTATTCGTTTCCTTAGTCGCTTCAGGAGAAGTAgtatttaataactttttttgggctggaataattaaatttgagtCATCATTTAACTGGGTGTTAGTAGGCTGtaatctattattattttgagatAAAAGCATTAAAGTATTTGAAAGCGAGCTGTTAATGCTAGCTGTGGTGGCGGTTGTTGTTGTAGTGGTAGTGGTAGTAGTTGTGGTAGTAGTTGTGGTAGTAGTTGTGGTAGTAGTTGTGgtagtggtagtagtagtagtagttgttgttgttgtagACGTTGTATAATATGGCTTAAAGAATTCCTTTTTTGGTAGGAAAGAAATATTGTTTAGATCTATTTGGTTAAAAAGAGATGATTTACTAGCTTTTTGAGAACTGTTTGTATTCTCTCTGAGCCTCCTATTCACAGATGCAATTTTGCCAACATTGGAAGCGTTCAAAAATAGGTTTGCTTCagtagtagtagtggttgttgtggtagtagtagttgtggtagtagtagttgttgtggtagtagtagtagtagtagttgttgttgttgttgtcGTAGTTGTAGTTGTTGTGGTAGTAGTTGTtgtggtagtagtagttgttgtGGTAGTTGTAGTAGTTGTGGTAGTTGTAGTAGTtgtggtagtagtagttgttgtGTAATATGGCTTAAAGAATTCCTTTTTTGGTAGGAAAGGAATATTGTTTAGATCCATTGGATTTATAAATGTTGATTTTACAGTTTCTTGTGGGCTATTAGGACTMWYTMWKTARKMTKYWRKTTWTWMGAWGCAKTAGYARMAMYRKWKGATARWRRYAWRRKTMYWWKMAGMATSYWCYRKYRGYWGKRRTWGKKRWWGWRSWSGTAKTRKKTWGKTYRYTRRWTAGWGGTGAARWGAGWARTGGTAKTKGTGGTAGTAGYTGTWRTTGWGGWACGGTTGTAGWAKTTSTWGTGGTGAGWYGTMSKARWTRWASWAGTAGWYRKGGTAGTASKWRWWRTTGKARWGTKTWGWARTARTAAYGTTKYGRTARWGAARTARWARTAGKTKTWKTAGTRRtagtagtagtagtagttgttgttgttgttgtggTARTAGTAGGTAGTTGWTGYKGTTGTGGKAGTAGTAGTTGTWGTGGTGGTAGKAGTTGTTGKTGTTGTGGTAGTTGTAGTAGTTGTTGTGGTAGWTGTAGTAGTTGTGGTAGTAGTtgtagtagtagttgtaGTTGTGTAATATGGCTTAAATGggattcaaaaatttttctttcatttgGAAAAATGGATTGTTTAAATCTATKGGAAGAAAAAAGTTTGGTTTTGCAATTTCCTGcgatgaatttgaattgaTTTGTGAAACTTCATTGCTTGCTGTGATACCTAAACTTGGCGAGTTCAAAGCTAGACTTTCTGCAGTGGTAGTAGTTGTGgtagttgttgttgttgtggTGGTAGTAGTTGTGGTAGTGgtagttgttgttgttgtggTAGTGGTAGTWGTYGTTGTTGTGGTAGTGGTAGTTgtagtagttgttgttgtggtagtagtagtagttgttgtWGTRGTYGTTGTTGTGGTAGTGTAGTGGNTAGTTGTTGTAGTGTGGTGGGTAGTTGTGNtggtagtagtagttgtggtagtggtagtagtagttgtggtagtggtagtagtagttgtagttgttgttgtggtggtagtagtagtagttgttgttgttgtcGTGGTTGTGGTAGTtgtagttgttgttgtggtggtagtagtagttgtaGTAGTTGTAGTTGTGGTTGTGGTAGTTGTAGTTGTTGTGGTAGTTGTTGTGGTAGTTGTAGTtgtagttgttgttgtggttgtggtagtagtagttgttgtGGTTGTGGTGgtagttgttgttgtgGTAGTTGTTGTCACTGGTCTAAATGGTCTAAAGAATTGTTCTTTCATTTGGAAAAATGGATGGCTTAAATCCATTGGATTAAAGAACGACGAGGACTTCACAGTCGAATCGTTTCCCAGTAACACTTTAGAACTATCCAAATTAGTGCTATTTGTATACTCAGTAGATAAAGGCATTCCGGGCAAATCGATGCCACCTATGCCAGTTAATATACCTTCAGAAGCATTTTTACTGTTTGTTACGTAGGATTCATCTATATTACTTGGTGTGATTTGATTACCTCCTAACTCACTATTCCATGCCtctgatttattttcagaGTATGTGATGGTATTAACTTCACATAAAGCATACTTTGAAAATTGAAGcagaagaaagaaaaataaagtcGAAAAAACCTGTAGAAAATTCATTCGAATTACTAAACttctaataaataaagaatgtaaacagtattatttgtttttttggAATCTGGTGGTGTGTATGTTATAAAATTATCACATCACAAAAATAACATATTCTCGAAATAGAGTAGTTTTGACATCTTTAAAGTCAACTTAAATCGAGACCGCGcaagattttttttttatttatttatttattatgagGAGACTACAATCATTCAAGACACCATCAAGGTTAAATGAAAAGTTAAAGTTCTCAAACAAGAGCAATAGCATTAACGATGCTACGATAAACAACAGCACAAAATTTGTTCCAAATATAAGTGCGTTCGATTCTAACGAAGTTTTAAATAACAGCGCTCAAACAAATGATATTTCattaagaaatataaaGTTTGACGAGAAGTCTGAACTGGAAGAGGTTGAACGGACTAATAGTTTGCAAAGCTTTGATTTGCCTTCAATAAAGGCTATTAAAAGATTTGAAgctttaaataaatcaggaaaacaaattttaatttacgATCAgtccaataatatttctgttGAGCCAACAATTGACAACCGAACCGTAGGTGTCTGCAATCATATTTCTGAATCTGGGATCGAAAATGTTCACAACAAATTAGAAGGCTGGTCTGTGTTTCAATTACCCAAATATATGCCtgaaagtaaaaaaaactaCTGCGAGATTAGCAAAAATTCTACTCCTACATTACTACACGACACTCCCTCAGGTTCTATTGGTAAGCTAATATTTAGGCAAGACGGTAATAtagatttatatttaaattcaagCAAAGACAAAGAATGTACCTCGTTCAAAATAGACTGTATATCGAAAGACAATTCAGAGCAATTTATTGCtgcattttcaaaaataaatgaacTAATTAACCTCGGGAAATGtgattcattattaattgctACCCctaaaatacaaaaatattagagTATAGtcagaatttaattaattctaatgTTATTATCTTCGAACCATGTAATTGGGAACCACTTAGGGAATACTCGTTTATATAATGGCATTCCTACTACTTCGTTTTGCTGTATTGGTCTGCTGAATAAGCATTTCATATATCCATGCATGCCCAAAGGTTCTCTTATTATTCCTCTGATGCCGCTCCTAGTTCTCAATCCAACAGATTTGAACCACTTGACGTCTTCAGGATTGTTAAACATATTTCTTACAACAGCTTTCGATTTTCTTACTTTAAATAGGTTGCCAACTAGCACTATTCTTTTAACAATAACACGATATGGGTCTGCATCAAGGATGTCACCCCATGCGAGAGGCCAATCATTTAATGTAAAATTTCCAGGCTTGAAGTTTTTATaagtaattttattttgagaattaGAGTTTATATCACGAAGtgaaaaaagtaaaatagGGCATGGGGGAAAAACGATTGTGCTGTAGCATGAAATAATGTAATAATCTCCATGTAACAAGACTTTGCATTGCTTCAGTATCTGAGTCCTTTCTATTTTAGTCGCAGATGAAATACGAGGACAATTACTTACTATGGGACATATGTAAAATCTCCTAAACCCTGCTTGTAAAACCAATGGTGTTTTATTCTTgattaaatcattattctCAGCTGTCCTTTTTATCCTAAAATTCATAACCCCaacttttctttcaaaagGTAAAATAGatgataaaattattattcgATTTGAAACATTCTTATCTTTTAATGCTCTTTGTGCTTCCGAAGATACAGGGGATAATTTAATCTCGCAATATTTACctttaaaattttcttgGTTGCAATTATCAACATAGATTTTTCTGGAGATTTCTCCTGtctttttaaatgattcgatttcaaatattttggaatattCACTGGGAAGATTTTCAAACGGATCCCAGTTGGAAGTTCTCAGAGATTCTAATCCTcgatattttttaaaacgAGTACGGCAAATAGTTTCTATTTCAACTCTCTTTTCATCAGAAGAAATCTCATGCTCATCTTCAGATTCATCAGTCAGAATTTCGTGCATACTGTCAATTTCTGATTCTAAATCTAAATTGTCTTCATAGTGTTCAATACCATTAGCAGATAAATTATTAGGAGTATCAATGTGCATAGACTCAGCATATTTACAGAAGTCTTCATGTGAGCTATCATCAAGAGAAATGGAATTTTCCATTCCAATGGTCCCAACAAgttctttatttaaaatttcattGTTTTTTAAGCCACTAggaataaatttattatggCTGGAAGGAGGAGTAGAAGATTTATGTAGAGGATCATCTATGGGACGAATTTCGTCAATAACGAAATCGCCAATATTAGTTATATGGACAGGAAAGTTCATGGATAATCCTACTCCACGTACAAAACCTCTAATGACGAGTTGacatttttcttcattagaataattatttactaCAATGCTAGATGATTCCGAAAGCATGTAGCCTCTTCCTTCTCTTAAgcatatttttgaatagcCCATATTAGGAATTGAAGATAACAAGTTTCgaatatcattttctttctgTAGAGAGAAAAATTTCATATTCTTCTCAAATTCCATTTCGAATGATTTCTTAAATACTTTTTCGCAATCCAAAATCTTATTGCCGAAATTATGACTCTCATTATGGAAAAAAAGCCCTATGGTATCGGTTTGGCCTTGAAGTTTTATAGATTTTAGTAATTTATATCCAATTTCATCGAATGCTTGGAATTCATCGTTAAACCCAAATAAGGCCATGACAAAATCCGAGCATTTGATTAAGTCTAACGTATCAAAAATTTTGTTATATTCTGCAATACAAATAG
Coding sequences within it:
- a CDS encoding CPSF metallobeta-lactamase, coding for KIMTISIIPLGAGQDVGRSCIIAKIGSKTVMFDCGMHMGFKDERKYPDFRLISATLDPLIINEYIDLVIISHYHLDHCGALPFFTEKIGYKGPIVMTYPTKSVSSVLLSDCCKIMEQKLLLQKTNVDVAPPNETVYNNEYGFFTVSDVWSCMEKVKAIQLHQTIVISGIKITPYYAGHVLGASMFHVQVSDESIVYTGDFNMVRDRHLGPALIPKLLPSLLISESTYATYIRPSRRSTERTFCEMVYSCLKRGGKVLIPVFAIGRAQELCILLEIYWRRMQIRFPIFFGGSMTEKANSYYQLFTNWTNTPLADNIFTFPHVLPYDKSILTLSGPAVLFATPGMLHTGLSLQAFKMWAPDSNNLTIIPGFCVSGTIGSKIINGAKRVYIDQKDPTTCIEVRCNVKYLSFSSHADSIGIQSLISHSEPQSIAFVHGERHGMLNLASFINSEFKIPTFCPHNGSITTLPTKENCKYVCYLSIKYSLINAINSIQNSLVNKLKARNIIEKFRIRQLNNPTIGLLENSAHSICHLRSLLIEYYGIPKLFPIYIFTSKYTDHKHSFILTKNELYTYLRGKSKIFQKKLLKMKKHSKKNKDTSETNITIYQFKRFQIKQTFHNINKFNLTFYSNIYDIEIFKILIAIGNLLSNVFRKYIIRKKNCSLRKPHFNEEINRLIKSYFYDNLTIITYKSLIVKITAESYQLDVINKYLSDAIIDQPNIDIKKSVVNKIVISWSFIDNKNVEITDFVNTLENK
- a CDS encoding DNA topoisomerase III, which codes for MQKKDNTNLFSYKKIRRKTFKKDNSGCNYKPTNFLPNSCIRGDRKTILCVAEKNSVAKEIANILCPEFQSPNKLKSKSKTNVALYFPYEFCGDECNMIVTSVRGHLKQLGFASKYSDWGSVNPVVLLDLSTPVISSILPDCMGIADNLTYFSKISSYLILWLDCDREGENIAFEVLSICLNSNKNLITFRAHFSAITKFEINNAMKKLSFPNRALSDAVEARKEIDLRVGSSFTRFLTLRYSRLFPIPERTLSYGTCQFPTLGFVVSRYKKIINFREEDEWTITLEVKMKIYEGNNKEMSNVIFEWERGKLFDNLFTFIIYETCIENSNARIKEIVNNKILKRKPLPLNTVEMTKIASDKLKFSPIKCINIAENLYRKGYISYPRTETNSFSDSIDISKYIKEQEKSSIFGSFANELLYLNSFSVPRKGCKDDGSHPPIHPVKCLNKEQASSNEEWLLYELITRHFLSSCSEDAVIMETIVKVDISGETFKTKGTVIIEENWLKIYYPFERIKTKILPAFNLGNLAFPYKLFLRKSKTIPPTLLSEAELIDLMDKNGIGTDATMHEHIEKIQVRQYVKKNSKSLLSPTALGVALYNGFELISRKMESKIDKAKLIGETKSLYLNNIPACNLMHFRIRQIIERSIEKITSGEYSRSYVVEQIAAFMKNIYEKMLEFISYLDSALHAYFPKWDASIVMTNGKMVKQNISECGFCGSSINVYEVEKSLNGLPPITEAEGDTIIRISKDAKLAICKNQSKIECNRPLFIPDFKSINITNEYCQFCRFKKIKIEIQNSKKVSLCLYCFSNLEKGIYAKC
- a CDS encoding nucleolar protein NOP4; rrm domain containing protein, whose protein sequence is FYPKIVTMVEKTFRKITDDTDEGKTIFLRNIPFEMSEFSLKELIEGKFGETLYVKIVFSKLTQLPKGVAFVKFKNIESVEKVLEGEKVADRFYNDHIFRHKRKPISDSGNFSAIILPPEIGIQFNGRRIFARLALNRTEIANIESSKLSESSDKLSKNLDLLKKGLILPGMKEAEGISSHDLRLRENSWKEMKIKMSNPNYEVNKYRLCIRNIPTKIKSSELNDILIREISKMRDIEVQNLGHEIVSEFEKSENSNFKKILMSLRRNINSPKKCKLVFKRLINKVNIVRETSSKSSKSRGFAFVNTSSFSLSKSLLEALNNNPKIFTSEKRPIVEFAIEDKRALFIQKKRIENLKRREKKSSEICDKKPRKSYNISKVGRGRRQRIKNAA
- a CDS encoding ring finger and bbox containing protein (having no plasmodium ortholog), coding for MNSSSQLERDVPTNSSEFGKAPDTTGGAIFTSINIANSKQSGNSDILNDDHDEIVPCSYCNQPTYEESYMLLSCLHRYHYSCVLNNISAVTPSGDFMMCKVCGFKSAVLGKTGLPVARDLGLISSKNSLGSIPKAPCSTCQFRTSTVYCIDCCEGFCSKCVKEFHNSVSTLQSHVIRQLDTSNDSEAVQINSAIELVKAAKEEKILSGINGTESNMNTKLIQKKKKQSAEEYCIVHKQTEAKYFCLTCEHNCFCEVCATVGMHRDHKVLMANEAIDCIRDILGKFQHFAIKRISELDSVQDSTSEWKKQQQLFLEEVKPQLETNSSQACQILNENISKFKNELLKEWFDNEDIILKEINDAKKKHDEIKQLITSLHACLDKNDDYFMMNFLHDKYKEVYMWLDKPFNESEFSNFTDPVVCYERIYNMTDRMNRETANLISQQIALNRLSCIFQPRKFQCNFESDIITFDDDGIAIPVLSSEKISYSGGSGVDENNCSDKSIIKIRGELFNDSIFSRKKQDIQIEKSVSLEIIHKEGEEDEFEDNSYDALYEKMVWLHPSNQSINEAHSEINDVVTEEIPSSSENDMRSSLDDVTEFTKNTCNYKALSNTFFTDFSEDESFVSNLCIDLKNECINVLPRFDILYSRKNNPFICK